A genomic window from Festucalex cinctus isolate MCC-2025b unplaced genomic scaffold, RoL_Fcin_1.0 HiC_scaffold_97, whole genome shotgun sequence includes:
- the LOC144011373 gene encoding LOW QUALITY PROTEIN: NADH-ubiquinone oxidoreductase chain 6-like (The sequence of the model RefSeq protein was modified relative to this genomic sequence to represent the inferred CDS: substituted 3 bases at 3 genomic stop codons), protein MTYLILLLLIGLVLGLVAVASNPSPYFAALGLVVVSGMGCGVVVVCGGSFLSLVLFLIYLGGILVVFAYSAALAVEPYPESFGDWSVAIYGGSYVGGVGVACLFLXGGXFEESXVPVGELSSLSVFRGDMSGVAIIYSQGEWILVTAAWVLLLTLFVVLELTRGLARGALRVVRLTCIV, encoded by the coding sequence ATGACTTATTTAATACTGTTATTACTAATTGGGCTGGTTTTGGGACTTGTAGCAGTTGCTTCCAATCCCTCACCTTATTTTGCTGCTTTAGGGCTGGTTGTGGTATCAGGCATGGGTTGTGGTGTTGTGGTTGTTTGTGGGGgttcatttttgtctttggtgttATTCCTAATTTATTTGGGAGGGATATTAGTAGTTTTTGCTTATTCTGCGGCTTTGGCTGTAGAGCCATATCCGGAGAGTTTTGGGGATTGGTCTGTGGCAATTTATGGTGGGTCTTATGTAGGAGGTGTGGGGGTAGCTTGTCTGTTTTTATGAGGGGGGTGATTTGAAGAGTCTTGAGTACCTGTGGGTGAGTTGTCTAGCTTGTCTGTGTTTCGGGGGGATATGTCAGGAGTTGCGATCATATACTCGCAGGGTGAGTGGATATTGGTTACTGCTGCATGGGTACTTTTGTTAACGTTGTTTGTTGTGTTGGAACTTACACGGGGGTTGGCTCGAGGGGCGTTACGAGTAGTTAGGTTAACATGCATAGTGTAA